A window of the Dyadobacter pollutisoli genome harbors these coding sequences:
- a CDS encoding relaxase/mobilization nuclease domain-containing protein, translating to MIGKAGLGSYAKGILQYCYYDKTQPLTAGEKIPAENIRGELVYIQNLAIKTGEDGTLDLDYLARQYTDNHAKNRKLTKYIWHQSFSFSPGEKPGNDKIRQIVAEFAKEFGFENNQMVVFKHEDSANLHFHIIANRINHNGKNTADHFKNYARTGKFARRMENELDLTQTRDMRINRAQGQKIPLQDKAHAKLRALIDRLKPQVSSVQDLKERLLKEGYKTYVGRGIAFFHIQSKMKVKGSDIGRDYSLASLENWMSQTGETGQNPKLKKRRRKRKDIGLHL from the coding sequence ATGATCGGAAAAGCAGGCTTGGGCAGCTACGCGAAAGGGATTTTGCAGTACTGCTATTATGACAAGACCCAGCCGCTCACCGCTGGCGAGAAGATCCCGGCGGAAAATATCAGAGGGGAGCTGGTTTACATTCAGAACCTTGCCATCAAAACTGGGGAGGATGGAACCCTGGACCTGGACTACTTGGCCAGGCAGTATACCGACAACCACGCCAAAAACAGGAAGCTTACCAAATACATCTGGCATCAGTCCTTTAGCTTTTCGCCTGGTGAAAAGCCTGGTAATGATAAGATCAGACAGATAGTCGCCGAATTTGCCAAGGAGTTTGGCTTTGAGAACAACCAGATGGTAGTCTTTAAGCACGAAGATTCGGCCAATTTACACTTTCATATCATCGCCAATCGGATCAATCATAACGGAAAGAACACCGCGGACCACTTTAAAAACTACGCGCGCACCGGTAAGTTCGCTCGCAGAATGGAAAATGAGCTTGATTTGACGCAAACGCGCGATATGCGGATCAACCGGGCACAGGGTCAGAAAATTCCTTTACAGGACAAAGCGCATGCCAAGCTAAGAGCACTCATAGACCGTTTAAAGCCACAAGTATCTTCGGTCCAGGATCTGAAAGAGCGTTTGTTAAAGGAGGGCTACAAAACCTATGTAGGACGGGGGATCGCATTTTTTCATATACAGTCAAAAATGAAGGTGAAGGGCTCTGATATCGGAAGGGATTATTCGCTGGCTTCGCTGGAAAACTGGATGAGTCAGACTGGGGAGACGGGCCAGAATCCAAAGCTTAAAAAGAGAAGGAGAAAAAGAAAAGATATCGGGCTGCATTTGTAA
- a CDS encoding plasmid mobilization protein: MKNQKKKGRPSKEKQAVKRDHFSVWVTADQKDQIKQLVEKSGLSASQFFLTSALDVPFKRPQKRTLPKATAETIRILEQLAGILSLAVLKTKDHQMLSEQWQQSSQRVRLLAELITRWVFESFEVRSFHRTLTEIDVWMMSLADYLDILIDDGDSKEQFLLEARGVARATNRLLLKHESYYTEPLQEIPQVWKTEAADIASVHYQIQNALNEFIKKTSK, from the coding sequence ATGAAAAACCAGAAAAAGAAGGGCAGGCCTTCCAAGGAGAAGCAGGCTGTCAAAAGAGACCATTTTTCCGTCTGGGTAACAGCGGACCAGAAAGACCAGATCAAGCAGCTCGTTGAAAAGAGCGGGCTTTCAGCCAGTCAGTTCTTTCTCACATCCGCGCTGGATGTACCTTTTAAACGGCCACAGAAACGGACGCTGCCCAAAGCAACAGCGGAAACAATCCGGATACTGGAACAGCTGGCAGGTATCCTGTCGCTGGCTGTCTTGAAGACCAAAGACCATCAGATGCTCAGCGAGCAGTGGCAGCAAAGCAGCCAGCGCGTCAGACTGCTGGCTGAGCTAATTACCCGGTGGGTTTTTGAAAGCTTTGAAGTCCGAAGCTTTCACAGGACGCTGACTGAAATTGACGTATGGATGATGTCGCTTGCGGATTATCTGGATATCCTGATCGACGATGGGGACAGTAAAGAGCAATTCCTGTTGGAAGCCAGGGGAGTGGCCCGGGCCACAAACAGGCTGCTGTTAAAACACGAAAGCTACTACACTGAACCTTTACAGGAAATCCCGCAAGTCTGGAAAACCGAGGCGGCAGATATCGCCTCGGTCCACTACCAGATACAAAATGCGCTGAATGAATTTATAAAAAAGACTAGCAAATGA
- a CDS encoding helix-turn-helix domain-containing protein, producing MNVEMITKQDLQHLKTEIIAELQSILSQQKPSEATWLRSAQVRKMLSISAGTLQNLRIQGHLRFTKIGGCFFYNQRDIAAMLNQNGVKR from the coding sequence ATGAATGTCGAAATGATTACCAAGCAGGATCTGCAACACCTGAAAACCGAAATCATTGCGGAGCTGCAATCCATCCTTTCCCAGCAGAAGCCCTCGGAGGCCACCTGGCTGAGAAGCGCGCAGGTAAGAAAGATGCTAAGCATTTCAGCGGGCACCCTGCAGAACCTTCGCATCCAGGGGCACCTGCGGTTCACCAAGATCGGTGGATGCTTCTTTTACAATCAGCGCGACATCGCTGCCATGCTCAACCAAAATGGGGTTAAGCGATGA